The Flavobacteriales bacterium genome contains the following window.
GGCCAGTGGCAGGTAGGTTTCAACGGCTGGCAGTGCCACGGCCGCTTCGAAGGCGAAGGTGGCCGGGTTGGGCAGGTGGTAAGCGCGCACCAGCTCCAGTTTGATGTGTTCGTAGGTGCACACCAAACCAAGGGTGTAGGTGCTCACATAGCGTGTGGTGAGGTGGGCTTGCGCCTCGCCGTTCGGTAGTTCCACTTGGTGCAGTGTGTAGGCGTAGGCGCGGGCCTCGCGCTCCTGGCGCAGGAGCAAATAGCCTTCTGCCGTGTGCAGCGGCAACAAGCCCACCGGCTCGAAGCGGATGGTGCGCGCCAGCTCGTTGCGCAGTTCGTTGCCCATGTCGCGCGCGGTGGTGAACGCGGGCAGTGCGTGGTCCACCACTTCATCGATGAGGGAGAGCTCGTGCGCTGCTGAGGGCGCTCCGTACACCATGCGGGCCTGCTCCAGGTCGATGCCTTCCACCTCGCGGGTGCGTGCCGCATCGATGCGTTGCCGCTCGCGCTGCAGGGCTTGCAGTGCTTCCACGCAGTGCTGCAAACCGCTCAGGTGCGGATAGAGCTTCCGCTCGCCGAAGCCGGTGCGCGCGCGCTGCACGTGGGCCAGCACGGTGTAGCGCTTCAGCTCGGCATCGAGCGGAGGCGCCAGCAGTTGGTCGATGGGCGTGCTTTGCATGATTCAATGTGCAATGTCGTTCTATCGTGGGAGGTGTCAACCGACATCCAACATCCTTCGTCCACCTCCGTGTCCCTGTGCCTCTGTGGTCTTCTTTCCTCTCATCCTTCAAACGCGCTGTTCACAAATCCGTTGTGCACGCCCTGTGCCGGACCGATGACCGGTCGGACATTTGTGCGTCCGATGGAAAATTATGCGCCCATGAACCTGCTCCGCCATACCCCCGCCGCCGTTCTTCTCAGCCTGCTGTTCGCCGCGTGCGTGCCCCAGCGCAAGTACCAGGAAATGAGCGACCGCTATGAAACCATGCAGCGCGAGAACGAAGCCGCCCTGGCCAAGGCGAATGCCGCGGAAGCCAAGAGCACCGAGCTGCAGGCCGAACTGGACGAGCGCAAACTGCGCAGCGACCGCCTGCAGAACGACACGATGGTTTTGGGCACCAGTTTGCGCACCATGACGGGACAGTACGATCGCATCAACAAACTGAACAACGAGTTGCTGGAGAAGTACAACGCACTGCTGGCAGGCGATCGGAGCGAGAACCGCAAGCTGCTCACCGACCTGGAAGCCACGCGCCTTGCACTGCAAACGCGCGAGGATTCCCTGGCTCGGCTCGGGCAGCGCATCAACGAGAAGCAGGCACAACTGGCGGAGCGCGAAGCGGCCTTGGGCGCACTGCAAGCCGAGATCGCCAGGAAGGACGAGGCCATGAAAGCACTGAAGGACCGCGTGAGCAAAGCGCTCACCGGGTTCGAGGGCAAGGGCCTTACGGTGACACAGAAGGACGGCAAGATCTACGTGAGCTTGGACAACAAACTGCTCTTCGCCACGGGCAGCACGGCCGTTGACGCCAAAGGCAAAGAGGCGCTCGTGAACCTGGCCAAGGCCATCGAGAACGAGAAAGACCTGAACGTGCTGGTGGAAGGCCACACCGACACGGACAAAGTGCTGGGCAGCGGGGGTGGCTACAAGGACAACTGGGACTTGAGCGTGCTGCGGGCCACCAGCGTGGTGCGCATCCTGCAGGAGAACAGCAAGATGGACCCGCTGCGCATCACTGCGGCTGGGCGCGGCGAATACATGCCGGTGGACCCTGCGGACAAGGCCAAGAACCGCCGCATTGAAGTGATCCTCGCCCCGGATCTGAAGGAGTTGTACAAGCTCGTAGGCGAACAATAGGCCGGGGTGGGTTTTCCACAGTAGGCAACTGTCCGCCCCAACGTCCTGTCTTGGGCCTACCCCACCCGTTGGCCCCCACCGAACGATGCCCAGAACGAAGACCTTTGAACGCGTGGAGACCGCCACCGCTGCGCTCACTCTTAGAGAGCCTTGGATCCTTGAACTGCGGTACCATGATGATGCTCAGTTCTCCCCGGAGGACGTGATGGAGAACATGAACGCCATCGAGCAGATGTGCGATCACAGGGGTCCCTGCTGCCTGTTGAACATCTTCCCGGCCGGCATGAAGGTGCAGCCCCCCATGATGAACGACGACTACTACCGCGACCAACGGGACCAACAGCGTATAAAGGCCATGGCCGTGGTCACCGATAGCATGGAGATGTACACCGCCAGCAAGCTGTACTTCATGTACCACCCGCAACCCTTCGATGCACGGGTGTTCGAGGAGGAGCGTGATGCACTGGAGTGGCTCCGGGGCTTCTGCGGCCAGCCGTAGGACCTGACCGCCGGAAGTCGGGACGGCCCGCTACCCCCAACAAAATATCTTGGCGCCCCCGCTGTTCTAAGCACGCCATGCGCGCCAACCGCCTTTCCCTGTTCGCCCTGTTGGGCACCCTTCTCCTGCTGGCGGCGTGCAGCACCCGCAAGAACAACGTGATGAGCCGTGCCTGGCACCGGCTTCTCTCGCGCGACAACGGTTGGTTCAATGCCAACCTGAAGCTGAACGAGATCAACGACGGCATCGAGAAGGCCTACGTGTACGACTTCGACAATGTGCTGCCCATCTTCATCCATGGCACGCCCGAGCAGGCCAAGGCCGCCGTGCCCGAAGTGGAGAAGTGCATTGAGAAGTGCAACACGGTGATCAAGCGGCACTCGATGGAATTCGAGGGCAAACAGAAGAACAAGTGGATCGCAGACGCCTACTTCGTCATTGGCAAGAGCCACTACACCAAGCAGGCATGGGCCGAGGCCGAGCGCCGCTTCAGCTTCATGGGCCGCAAGTTCAAGGGGCACGAGCTCTTCTATGTGGCAAAGCTGTGGGGCGCGCGCTGCGCCATCCAGATGGAGCAGTACGCCAAAGCGCAGAGCCTGCTCGATGAAGTGAAGCAAGCCCCGGAGCTGCCCAAGAACTTCCCGCACGATCAGCTGAGCGCCGTGCAGGCCGACCTGGACCTGAAGCGCGGCAAGGTCGATGATGCCATCACCGGCCTGCAGCGTGCCGTGGACCTGGCCGACAAACGCAACGACCGCGTGCGGTGGGCCTTCATCCTGGCGCAGTTGTACGATCACAAGGGTCGCGGGCAGGAGGCCATTGCACAGTTCCGCAAGGTGACGCAGATGAACCCGCCGTACGAGATCGACTTCCATGCGCGCATCTACCAAGCGCTGGCCTTCGACGCGGGCAACAGCAAGAGCCTGCGGAAAACACTGAACCGCATGCTGCGCGATGAGAAGCACGTCGACCACTTCGACATGATCCACTACGCGCTGGCGGACCTTGACCTGAAGGAAGGCAACGACAGCAATGCCATTGCGCACCTGAAGACCAGCGCGCGCGTGAGCACCAGCGACACCAAGCAAAAGGCAAAGACCTTCTTGAAGCTGGCCGACGTGTACTTCGAGGACCGTGCCTACGTGGATGCCCAGAAGTACTACGACAGCACGCGGACGGTGATGGCCGAAGAACACAAGCGCTACGAGGAGGTGGCCAACAAGGCCGAGGTGCTGACCGAACTGGTGGAGCAGCTCGACATCATCCACCGCGAGGACAGCCTGCAAGGACTGTTCGCCATGAGCGATGAAGAGCGGGAAAAACTGATCCAGAAGAAGATCCGCGAGCGCGAACGTTTGGAGGAAGAGCGCCAAGCCGCAGAGGAAGAGGCCAGGGCCGTGGAGAACGCCGGGGCCCTGCAAGGCAAACCGGTGCAGAACAACGGAGGCGGTGGAGGCAATGGCTGGTACTTCTACAATCCGCAGAGCCTGAGCCGCGGCATGGCGGAGTTCAAGAAGAAGTGGGGGCCGCGCGTGAACGAGGACGACTGGCGGCGCAAGGACCGCAGCGGCAGTGCCATGCAGGTGGCCGAAGAAGAAGAGCCGGAGGAAGGCGAGGACGGCAAGGAAGGTGAGAAGGGCGAGCCCGAGTGGAAGAAGCCGGAGACCTACCTGAAGGACATCCCGAAGGACAGCGCCGATATCGGCATCAGCAACGAACGCATTTGCGAGGCCATGTACAAGTGCGGAATGATCTACAAGGAGAAGCTGGCCGATGAGGAGAACGCCATCGAGAGCTTCGAGGTGCTCAACAACCGCTTCGAGGATTGCCGCTACACCCCCGAAAGCCACTACCAGCTCTACCGCATCTACCTGAAGAAAGAGCAGACCGGCAACTACTTCTCCATGGACGGCAGCGGCTCGCAGCAGTACGCCAACATCATCCTGGAGCGCTGGCCCACCAGCGAGTTCGCACGCCTGGTGCGCGACCCCAATGTGCTGGCCAGCGACGAAGAGCGGAAGCTGCGCGAAGTGGAACAGTACAAGGGGCAGTACGAACAGTACAAGCGCGGCAACTACCTCTACACGCAGTACGCCTGCGACAGCGTGCTGATCAACGAGCCCAAGAACCACCTGCGCGCCAAGCACCACTTGCTGAAGGCCATGTGCATCGGCCAGTTGCGTATGCGCGACATGTACATCACCACCCTCACCGAGGTGAAGGACCAATACCCCGGCACCGAAGAATCGAAAGGCGCCGAAGCGTTGCTCGCGGGCCTTTCCCCCGTGCAGGAGAGCACTGGCGAACCGGCGCCTGTGGTGCAGCCCTTCAAATTCGAGGACGGCAGGCACTACTTCGCCGTGGTGGTCACCAATGGCGTGGCCGATGTGGGCCAAGTGAAAGCAAAGCTCACCGACTTCAACAGCCGTTATTTCCCCGGCACCACCGTGCAGGTACAGGCCACCTTCCTCGACCCAGAGCACCAGATCGTGCAGGTGAGCCTGTTCGACAGCAAGGACGACGCCTTGAACTTCCTCGACCTGTACACCACCGACAAGCAGGTCCTGGGCGACATCAACAGCAAGGGTTTCCCGGCGTTCGCCATCACCCCGAACAACTACGCCGAGCTGTTCAAGAACAAGGATGTGACGGCCTACGTGGCCTTCTTCGCCAGTAACTACAAGAAGTAGGCGGCTGCCCGTTCATCTCCGTCCATCCCCGGTTGATGGGCCGGTCGGCCTTCTTTGGCGCCAGAACCCGCGCCGGACGTAGGAAACGATCAGTGCAGGGCTATATTCGCACGACCCAAGCCGCTCCGATGTTCGGAAAGGACAAACCCACTGAGCCCATGACCAAGGCCACTGAACCGGTGAACACCGGCAAGATCAATTCCATCATGGAGGGCACCTCCATTGAAGGCGAGATCAAAAGCGATAGCAACATCCGCATCGATGGCCGCGTGAAGGGCACCGTGAATGCGCGTGGCCGCGTGATCGTGGGCCAGACCGGCACCATCGAGGGCGAGATCGTTTGCCAGAGCAGCGACATCGAGGGTACCGTCATCGGGAAGATCAACTGCCAGGACCTGTTGAGCCTGAAGGCAACGGCCAAGCTGCAGGGCGACATCAACACGAAGAAGCTGGCCATCGAGCCGGGGGCGGTCTTCACCGGCAATTGCGCCATGAGCGGCGGAGTGGTGAAGGAGATGGACCCCATGCGCCTGCGCACCGATGCCCCGGCCGCAGCACGCCCCGAGCAGACGGCCCAAGCCGCACGCTAACGCCGCACGCTCCCTTCCATGGGCCCGCGCCGTTGGTCGTTCCTGATCCCCATCCTGCTTTTCTCAGCCGCATGCGGCCTTGTGCTGTGGGTGGTGCTGTACGCGCTTGCATTGCCGTTCCTGCCGCTCCACGCCGTCATGGTGGTATGGTACGCACTGCTTACGGTTGGCCTGCACACCTGGCAGGAGCATGGCCTGGCCACTGACCCGAAAGGCTTCGTTCGCCGCTTCATGGGCGGCCTTATGCTGAAGATGCTGTTGAGCCTGGTGCTGCTGGTGGTGCTGGTGCTGCGCTTGCCGGTTGAGCAAGTGGCCAACGTCGGGATCTCCTTCGCAGTGCTCTACATCGCCTTCCTGGTGTTCAGCACCACGCGCCTCATGCGCATGGTGCGCACGGCTCCCAAACCCTGACCATGGACCTGCGCGACGGCATCGACAAGGCGGAGGCCGAGCAGATCAACCAAGCCGGCAAAGCCTACGCGCGCTACGGTGCCATCGGTCTGCAGATGGCGCT
Protein-coding sequences here:
- a CDS encoding OmpA family protein encodes the protein MNLLRHTPAAVLLSLLFAACVPQRKYQEMSDRYETMQRENEAALAKANAAEAKSTELQAELDERKLRSDRLQNDTMVLGTSLRTMTGQYDRINKLNNELLEKYNALLAGDRSENRKLLTDLEATRLALQTREDSLARLGQRINEKQAQLAEREAALGALQAEIARKDEAMKALKDRVSKALTGFEGKGLTVTQKDGKIYVSLDNKLLFATGSTAVDAKGKEALVNLAKAIENEKDLNVLVEGHTDTDKVLGSGGGYKDNWDLSVLRATSVVRILQENSKMDPLRITAAGRGEYMPVDPADKAKNRRIEVILAPDLKELYKLVGEQ
- a CDS encoding STAS/SEC14 domain-containing protein, which encodes MPRTKTFERVETATAALTLREPWILELRYHDDAQFSPEDVMENMNAIEQMCDHRGPCCLLNIFPAGMKVQPPMMNDDYYRDQRDQQRIKAMAVVTDSMEMYTASKLYFMYHPQPFDARVFEEERDALEWLRGFCGQP
- a CDS encoding polymer-forming cytoskeletal protein; the protein is MTKATEPVNTGKINSIMEGTSIEGEIKSDSNIRIDGRVKGTVNARGRVIVGQTGTIEGEIVCQSSDIEGTVIGKINCQDLLSLKATAKLQGDINTKKLAIEPGAVFTGNCAMSGGVVKEMDPMRLRTDAPAAARPEQTAQAAR